The genomic region CGTGCCGACCTTGACCGGTGCCGGTTCCAGCCGGGCCCGCAGCGCGCCGAGCCGGCGGTACGCCGTCCAGGCCGCCGCCGCGTCCCCGGCGCGCTGCGCGTCGAGCATGTCGAGCGCGGCCGTGCCCGCCTCGCCGTAGCGCGCCAGTTGCCGCGACCAGGGGGCGACCTCCGGGGCGAGGGCGGTGCCCGTCAGCCGCCGGGGCAGCTCGCGCAGCACCGTGAACGCCTCGCGCAGGCGCCGCGCCGCGTCACCGCCCGCCCCGGGGGCACTCGTTCCGGCCCTGCCCGCCCCGGTGCGGTCCGCGGGACCGCCCGCCTCGGCGTCACCCGCCGTACGCGCCCGCCAGTACGCCTCGGTCAGCGGGCGCAGGTACGCCGACTCCTCCCCGCCGAGGACCGACGACGCGTCGTTCCCGGCGAGCGCGGCCAGGGCCTCCTCGCGGCGGCGGTCCCCGCCCGCCAGGTCGGCGATCGCGGCGCGCCAGGACTCCCCGGGGCGGTACGAGCGCGGGTTCCAGGCGTAGTCGGCGGCGGTGAACAGGGGGATGCGGGACGCCTCGGGCTGCTGCATCGCGTTGGCGAGCAGGGCGGCCGAGCCGGTGGCGACGGCCGGCTCACGCCCCCGGTAGGGGCCGAGGAAGAGGCGGCCGGGCTCGTAGTCGTTGACCGGGTAGTTGTCCATCGTGACCAGCGGATGCCGGAACGCCTCCCGGGCGTCGGCCAGTTCACCGCCCGTGATGGTGCGGGGCACCACCCCGACGCCCGTCCACGCCACCTCGACATCCGGCTCCAGCGTGCTCGCCAGGGCCCGCCGGTAGTCGGTCGTGCCGTCCTCGTAGTACTCGGTCGGCATCAGCGACAGAGCGGGGGCGCCGGGGTGCCGTTCCGCCAGGTGCCGGGCCACCGCGTTCGCCACCCGGGCCTGCGCCCGCGCGGCCGCCCTGGGGCCGGAGCCGAACCGGTCGGCGTCCGCGTCACAGTGCCACTCGCTGTAGCTGACGTCCTGGAACTGGAGCTGGAAGGCCCGGAAGCCCAGCGCCCACATCGCATCGAGCTTGCGCGTCAGCGCGCGTACGTCGGCGTCCGACGCGAAACACATCGCCTGGCCCGGGGCCACCGCCCAGCCGAGCGTGACGTGGTTGCGGCGCGCCCGCTCGGCCAGCTCCCGGAACTCGGTGCGCTGCGCCGCCGGATACGGCTCACGCCAGCGCGCCTGCCGGTACAGGTCGTCCCCGGGGGCGTAGAGGTACCGGTTCTGCTTGGTGCGCCCCATGAAGTCGAGCTGCCCCAGCCGCTGCCGGTGCGTCCACGGGGTGCCGTAGAAGCCCTCGGTGACGCCGCGCACGGCGGTGCCGGGCCAGTCGCGGACGACGGCGGCGGTGATCGTGCCGTCGGGGCGCAGGAGCTGCCGCAGTGTCTGGACCGCGTGGAACAGGCCGTCCTCGCCGGTGCCGGTGAGGGAGACGCCGCCTTCGCCCACGGACAGCTCGTATCCCCCGGCGGGGAGGGCGTGGCGGTCGTCCCGG from Streptomyces chartreusis NRRL 3882 harbors:
- a CDS encoding beta-N-acetylglucosaminidase domain-containing protein, producing MGLRRGKRAAALAVAVVAGTLGAPPAAVAAPPVPGTTATRAPDTAGPDLSVWPRPQSLRANGAPVAVTDEVALITDPPADKYAVDALRELLRQAGARHLTDSAGPGALVVRARTEPVRRDDRHALPAGGYELSVGEGGVSLTGTGEDGLFHAVQTLRQLLRPDGTITAAVVRDWPGTAVRGVTEGFYGTPWTHRQRLGQLDFMGRTKQNRYLYAPGDDLYRQARWREPYPAAQRTEFRELAERARRNHVTLGWAVAPGQAMCFASDADVRALTRKLDAMWALGFRAFQLQFQDVSYSEWHCDADADRFGSGPRAAARAQARVANAVARHLAERHPGAPALSLMPTEYYEDGTTDYRRALASTLEPDVEVAWTGVGVVPRTITGGELADAREAFRHPLVTMDNYPVNDYEPGRLFLGPYRGREPAVATGSAALLANAMQQPEASRIPLFTAADYAWNPRSYRPGESWRAAIADLAGGDRRREEALAALAGNDASSVLGGEESAYLRPLTEAYWRARTAGDAEAGGPADRTGAGRAGTSAPGAGGDAARRLREAFTVLRELPRRLTGTALAPEVAPWSRQLARYGEAGTAALDMLDAQRAGDAAAAWTAYRRLGALRARLEPAPVKVGTDVLDPFLRRAQKAYEAWSGIDHEPPPNPGDPGDGRTLRFPRPRSLAAVTALTDPGAEGDVEVHVPGRGWRRAGRLAASGATEVRAGQRVDAVRVTGPASSRVRHLVPWFADSPATFLELTRDRVDTETGRTRRLTAGLGSLRPADARGRLTVEAPEGVRVKVPRTELAVPRGTKVEVPVEVTVERGAPQRSYDIRLGFAGAARTLTVRAFPPTGGPDLARTGTARSSGDETPDFPASAANDGDPETRWSSPVDDGAWWQVELPRPARLGRVVLRWQDAHASAYRVQVSPDGRRWRTAAAVRDGRGGRESVRMDERDVRFVRVQGDERATPYGYSLWSVEAYAVTD